TCATCATCCTCAGAATCATCATCATCTTCATCGTCCTCATCATCAGATCCATCATCACCTTCATCATCCTCTTCGAACTCATCCTCAGAATCATCGTCACCTTCATCAGGATCATCATTAGGACCATCGTCTAAATCTTCATTCAATTTAAAGTCATCAGGACTATCGCTTATTGTGGAGTCGCTGTTGTCTGCTGCAGAAACCGCTCCCACAGCAACCATTAGAAGTATTAAAATTATTGCAATTTTAAAAATATTTTTAAAATATTTCAATTACAATTCACCTCCTTAAATAACTATTGGATGCGATAGTATTTAAAGGAAACTAAAAAAAAGAATGGGAATTAAATCCCATTGACAAAGGATTTAATCCAATTTATCAATCCATCAAGTGAAAATCCACCTGTTGAATTGCCGTCGTTTAAAAAGCCTTCAACTTGGTCTTTATAGTAGTTCACATCACCTTGAACATTTTGAACTTGTTCAATACTGTCCGCTAAGTTCTCTATATCATAATTGGTTATGTTGATGTTGTTGTTTTGAACATAATTGTTAATGATATTCACAATAGTGTCGTGGTCTGTCACGTTATCGTTTGACACTTGCTCTTTTACGTCATCGACAAGCTGTGATAGGCTGTCTGCATCCACACCTGAGTTTTCGAGAATTTGTGATTCTGTGTAGATCTCATTGTTTGCAGCTTCTTTCACACTGTCAGGAATTTCTACATCAGTTGCCTGTTCATAGGCGTTCATTATTCCTGCAAGAGCGGATTCACCAGTAGCGGTTACAGGACTTGTCACGTAGACATGTCCACTTGTGATACCAGCGGATTTTAAGGCTGAAATATACATGTCACCGGTTATAGTTGTGATTTTGGATTTGTCAACACTTACCTGCAGATTGTCATTGTCGTTCAAATCAAGTAGTGCTGATGAGTATATTTGGTTTGAGGAATAATATTTTCCAGTGATGCCGCCGGATATTTGGTTTACCTGATCGGCAGTGATCACTTTTGATTCAGCATCGTTTAAATTAATGTTTGCTTGACTTGTGAAAAATGTATCAACAATTGATTTATAATTGCTGTTTGCATTTGTACTTTCACCATATGTTATTACAAGATTGGAATCTGTTGCAAATCCGGTTGGAATTAACATTCCCACAAGGATTAATGCTAATATTGCGATAGTAATTTTTTTCATTATTTTCACCTCACTAAATTCCTATCTTAAATTAGTTGAGGTAGTATTTAAATGTTATAGTTTTTTGAAAATTTTTTAATGATTTCCATATATAAAAAAATATGTAAAAAATATACAATGATATGATTTTATATTCTAAAAATTGTTCAACATTAACTTTTTAGAATTTGACTTATGGCCAAACCTGCAAAATATGGCATAATTTAATAGCTGCTTTTTTACTTTTACATTATTGGCAATGTTTTCAAAATCAGCGATAATTATAAACTGCAATTTCTGTAGTTAATGGATGTTATTTTGGACAATAATCTAAATCATAATTTGTATATATGTACAAAATACATAACATATAACATGAAAGTTAGATATATGATAATAGTCGGTTTAATCCTAGCTATTTTGATGGTTGGGACGGTTAGCGCAACCGACCAACTTTCTGAAGACATTATTTCGGATGCGGATGATGCCACTTTACAGATTGAAGAAAATGACGTTTGTAAAAGTGGCGAGAATTCATTCAGAAATCTGAGTAATGAAATAGAAAGTGCAGGTGCGTCCCTAGGTTTAAATCAGGACTATGCCTTCAACAATGGAACTGACAACAAAAATGGAATTGTTATTGCTAAGGACAATTTCATCCTAAATGGTAACGGCCAAACAATTGATGCAAAAAATCAATCAAGGATATTCAACATTACCGGAAACAACGTGACAATAAACAATTTATTTTTAATCAACGCTAATGCCGAAAAGGGCGGAGCAATCTATACCGCTAAATCATTAACATTAAACAATGTCACATTCATAAACAACCATGCAAGTAAAAACGGCGGTGCTCTAGCACTCTACGAAGATGCAATTATTAAGTGTAACAATTCCAAATTCATTGACAATTATGCCGGTGAAAGCGGATCATCAATTGCAGTTACGGCAGGAAAACTAAATCTTTACAATTCATACATGACCTCAAAAATAATTGCTAAAGCGGGTCAGGTCATGGGCACAGGTGCCCAATTGTATCTCGAAAACATTACCTTTGCCAATACAACCGCCAGATATTCACCGGCAATATATCTTCTAGCTTCCAAGATCAGAATAATTGATTCCAAATTCATCAATCTAAAAGCTAATATTACTGCAGGTGCAATGAGCCTTAGGGAAGGCGGTGAACTCTACATCAAGAATTGTGAATTCATAAACACCACCTCCTCCAGAAATGCCGGTGCCATCTATGCAGATATTACCGGTTATTATGCATATAATGAAGGCAATGTGACAATAATCGATTCCAAATTTGAGGATGCATCTTCTGAATTTGGCGGGTCATATGTCCAATTAGGCGGAAAGCTCTGGCTAAACAATACAAAATTCACAAACAATCATGCTACCATCAACGGTGGGGCAATTTACCTTTCATTTACAGAAACTGAAATCAACAATTGTACTTTTGAATCAAACGGTGTTGGCATAATTGAAGATTATCCAAGTTACGGTGGAGCAATATTCTCAGATATGTCCACATTAAATATAACCGACTCCCAGTTTTTCAATAATGCTGCAAGTGCAGGAAATGCAATCTATGCATATGATACCTCCCTCAACATCAAAGGCTCAACATTCAAAAACAATGAAAATGCCGTTTTCAGTGTCTTTACCAAAAAATGCAATATAGATGCAAGCAATGTTTTCAATAACGACACTGTTTCAACCAACAATACATTCTATGCAACAATAATGGTTGGAGAAGGCATGCAGTTGACCCTGGTTAACAATAGCATTAATGTTAATGTTATTCCTGCCAAATTCGATTTGCGTGACTGGGGATGGGCGTCATCAGTCAAAGACCAAGGATGGATGGGAGCATGCTGGACATTCGGAATGTCTTCAGCATTAGAATCAGTATTATTAAAAGCTGGAATCCCATTTAACGTTTCTATGAATAACATGAAAACTGTTATGAAATATTCCCCTTATGGGTCTATGGAAGTATTTGAAGGCGGAGCCAATTTGGCTTCTGCAGGATATTTATTGAGCTGGCTTGGAGCCATTCCATATGGTGCGGATACTTATGACGAGCTCGGTAAAATTACAATGCCAATCGTAACCGATCAAAACATTCATATTCAGGATATTATATTCATACCTAATAATGAAATCCCTAACGGTACACAAATGAAACTGGCAATCCTGAAATACGGGTCTCTGGATGTGTCCTTTTTCGGACAAGTTTCATTCGATGATGAAGCCCAGTATTATAATCCAAAAACCTATGCACAATATGCTGATATGCCTGAAACTGCAAACCATGAAGTGTCCATTATCGGATGGGACGATAATTTCCCAAAAGAAAAATTCCTAATCACTCCTCCGGGCAATGGGGCATGGATTGTCAAAAACAGTTATGGTTCTGACTGGGGAGACAATGGAATCTTCTATGTTTCATATTATGACAAATCACTCCTGAAATATAATCCTGGCAAAGTCACTGATTACGCCGCCATACCTATAATTGAAAATACTGTACCATACAATAAAAACTATCAATATGACATTACATGGCTTTCTAATTTTGAGAAAAGCAATGGAACTATAAGTTATATGAATGTCTTTGAATCATTGGACGATGACTTGATTGCCGGTGTTGGTACATACTTCAATGAGAGCAGCGTCAATTATAAAATTGAAATTTATGTCAATGATGAGTTAAAATTAACTCAAGAAGGCGTGTCCCCATATGTTGGTTATCACACTATCAAATTAGATAGTTACATACCAATCAAAAAAGGTGATGTCTTCAAAGTGGCAATGACATCAAATTGGGTGCCATACACTCTCTTAGAAGATACTAGAGTGCATTATACTCAAAATATTTCATTTGTCTCTTTTGATGGAAAAACATGGAAAGATGCTTATGATTTAGGTTATATTGCTTGTTTAAAAGCCTATACTGTTGCGGATGATACTAAAATCATCGGCAACAAAAACATTGCGGTTGACTATGATGGCGGAAAATACTTCAGTGTAAAAGTTGTAACCAATGATGGGCACGCTATTGTGGATGCTATCGTCAAATTCAAAATCAACGGAGTTACAAAAACAGTAAAAACAGATAAAAACGGTATTGCTAAAATAAAAATAACACAAGCTCCTAAAAAATACACAATAACAACCACATACAAAGGAAAAACCGTCAAAAACACAGTAACCGTAAAACAAGTGCTCAAATCCACTAAAGTAAAAGTCAAAAAGACAGCTAAGAAATTTACCTTAAAAGCAACCCTCAAAATCAATGGTAAACTTGTAAAAGGCAAAACCATAAAATTCAAATTGAACGGTAAAACCTATAAGGTCAAAACCAACTCTAAAGGTGTTGCCAAAAAAACATTAAACAAAAAAGTTATCAAAAAACTTAAAAAAGGTAAAACCTACACTGTCAAAGTGACCTACCTTAAAGACACAATAAAAACAACCGTTAAAAAATTGTAGATGTTTTTCATCTACTTTTTCTTTTTTTAATAGCTGCAAATTTTAAAGGCCCAAAAATATAGTCATATAAATTAAAAAGTCAGTGGCGTAATGACAGATATATGAAACAAGAATATTCTTGGTTTTAATATATGCGAAAAACTCAAATATGGAACCTAATCCCTGAACGAAAATTGCAAAAATGAAAGTCTCCAAACTGAGTGAGTGTAAAGATGCGAAAAACACCATGGTTACAATCATTGACAATACCACAGATAGCTTACGGTTTTCACTATACTTAAAGACCAATCTCAAAAAGAACATGAATGGGATGAATTTAAGAAATTCCTCAGTCATCAATGAAAATATCAATGGAATGACCTCAAACATTGAGACTGTAGAATGTTCAACGAGATCTGCACCAGCTATCCCCACATTTTCCAATAAAGTTACCATGATTAATGCATATGCAAGATACCCTACACAAAGGGCCAATGCCAGAGCGACATCCCTGAGTGAAGGCTTTTGAAATATGGCCTTATAATCCCATTTTAAAAAATACAGCACGGGGAGAATGATAACAACACATGAAAGAAATATGATTACAATACTATCACTGGCAGAAAGAATCAGGCCAAGAATCATTGCAAACAATAAAACAATCCAACCCCATTTCGGAACATGAGGATTTTTCTTATAGAATGGGAAATCCTTATCCTTATTTTCAAAATTAAACCAAGAGATGTCTGACATAATAATTAATTAAGAAATGAATATTTATAAAATTTTTCAAAAAAAAGGTAATATTCCTTATATTTTAAGAAAAAAAGGAACTCCACTAAAATTAACATGGAAAATGAAAATTAAATGGGGAATTGGCTATTCGAAAACTAGGATTCCTCAACATCACATGGTTTAACCCAATCCTCACCATCTACAAGAGTTTCAATTGCATCCACAATGCAATGAGGATTCCATCCGACCACCGCATCTGATTTCTCTTCCAATTCTTTTAAGATGAATTCCATACCGAAAAAGCGAATTAAAAGTACTGGAACATTGAATTCCTTAGATTTATTATACAATTCATCAAATATTTCCTGATTATTATGATACAGGCCAAACAACAATACGATTACATCAATCTCTTCAAACAATTCATCGGTTAAGTCATTGTCCTCTGTATTATACTCTTTATATAGGAAATCCTTCTGACTGTCGATTCTCTCCTTATAGAATCCGTACTGGTCATCGGGATCGATTCCCTTGGTTATAAGCAAATTGTAAACTCTTTCAGACATTATATCACCCTATTCTTGGATTGTTGAACTCAAGGCCCAACTACAAAAATTAACAATTGTTATATTAATTTAATGACATATAAATATTTTGAAAAAAATGAAAATAAAAATTAAAGGATATCCTTGATATCAAGCACCGGAGTGCCGTTCAGCATGTCAACCCCATTGAACTTGATGACATTGCCGTTAATCTCAGTTATCCTGATTGTGGAAACTCCAATGGGATTTGGCCTGTTCGGCGCGTGAGTTGAAAACAATCCCTTGATCGGACCGTTTCCCATGAATGGAACCCTTTGCTTGAATCCCTCTGACTTGTGGAAATGGAACAACACCATATACTCCTCACCAACCTCCATGCTGGACATGCTTTCAAGATATTCCTCATTGATAATCATTTCAGCTTCCACATCCATGGATTCCCGTGTGGACTTCGGCATGTTCTTCACATCCTCAAATGGAGACTTTATATATCCAATCGGTTTAAAAACTATCTTCTCATCCATAAAATCACTTAATTATCCTTCCAATTGAAAATTGTATATCAGCATACCTGTCAAGATATAACAGATACTCCGCTTGGGCAACGTTTTCAATTTCATCCTGCAGCTGTGATGCTGATGATGTCGAATCAAATTTTGTATAATCCTTATTTGCCACAAAACCTATCTTTTTGCCTTCCGCATACACGGCAATAGCATCCTCATCAAACTCATTGTCATGTTCCTTGACAAGTTCCAATGGCTTGCCCGGAGTGAGCATTACATCATTTTTATAAAAATTCATTCCTGTTATTGTGAACAGTTCGCCTTTATCATACTTCTTCAGGGTTTCAAGGTTTGCCTGGAATCTGTTCTCATAGTCAATGTAGAAATTAATAGAATCTCTCAAGGAGAGATATTTCTCAATGTCCTCTTCGCTCTCTTCACCCGGCAAGGCCCTCATCGCTCTTATGATTATATTCATTGCCTCTTTCAGCTTATCCAATCCATTCGGCACTGTTTTTGACTCTTCAATCAATTGCTTAGCCCAATGATAGAGCATTACTGCCTTATTATCATAAACAATATTGCTTTTGGACAGTTCCAGGGACCTGTTATAGCATTTCTCCGCTTCGGCATAGTTTTCCAGGGATTCCACGATAATGCCTTTCCTGTTCCAGTTATTTGCATTGCAATCGTCCAGATCCAATGCCAGGTTAATGTAGTAAAGAGCATTCTCATCGTTAGAATTCTGATAGTAATCCCAGGCCTTATCCGAATATTCCTTTATTCTGGAATCTTGAAAACGTCTCCTACCATGATTGCGGCCACTCTCTTCTTCATCATCATCGTCACTGCCATGACCCCAATTTTGGGCATCCATCCAGCCGTCGGTGGTGTAGTCGACCGGATCGCCTATCTGCCAATCCCTGCCCATGATATTGACTCCAAAAACAATCTGTTCAAACCGGACTGCGAAGGCTCAATGTTCCCTTCTTGCTGACAATCCAGTCAATTCCTGAGTTCTTGATCATCCTGAAGCATATCGGACAAGGTTCCGCATCCTCAATTTCAACCCATTCGCCATCGACATACATCTCTCCGGCAAGGTAAATGGCTGAGCCAAGCATCTCGTTTCTGCTTGCGCTGATCATCGCATTCTGCTCGGCATGCACTGAAAAGCAGTCATTATAGTTACCTGAATTGGACGGAAGGTTCATTCTCTGACAGTTCCCCCTGTCACAGCAGTTATCCTCGCCCCTAGGATTTCCATTGTATCCTGTGCTCACTATCTCATCGTTATTGACTATTACCGCACCGTAGCGTCTTTTCAAGCAGGTGCTTCTTTTTGATACCGCAAGGGCAATTGCAAGGTAATACTCTGTTTTGCTCTTACGGCCCGCATTGTTCTCATCTGCCATAAACTTATCTCCTTTCCATAAGAATAAATAAAAATTATTTTTGTTTTCGACAAAAGTGTTCTTGATATAATATTGATGTTAATCTTAATTAAATTTGGTCATAAAAATTAATATTAACTAAAAAACCCAAAACTAAAAACAGAGGTAGTTATTATGCAAAGCAATATATCAAAAGAACTAGACATGAAATTTCCGCCAATCGTCCTGCTTAAAAGTGACACCAAACCGGAAGACGCAAAAGGCCCTAAAGGGGAAAAGGGCGGATGCGTGATGAGTTTTGTTGCTCAAACCATTGCCAAGAGAGTGACCACCTGCTTTGGCCGTGAAAACGTAACCTGCGGAGGAATCAATGTAGGATTCGGATGGGGAAGTGGAATGGCAAACGAGGACATGATTGACTTTCAGGCAACATTCCTGTCCCTTGGAGTCGATTCAGCGCCAAACCGTGAAGCCTACGAAGAGAGACTCAGCTACATGAAAAAGCCGACCAGTGAAATGTTCAGGCACGGTGAGAGAATATACGCTGATTTTGAAACCGCAAAGCAAAGCATAAAAAACAGGCCAATATATGATGAAGGCCAATATGTAATCTTTAAGGCACTGGAGAATTTGGAGGACGGCGAGATTCCAAAATCCGTCATCTTTACCGTAAACCCTACTGAACTGACAGCATTGATTCAAATTAACACTTCATTCAGGC
The window above is part of the Methanobrevibacter thaueri genome. Proteins encoded here:
- a CDS encoding DUF1002 domain-containing protein; amino-acid sequence: MKKITIAILALILVGMLIPTGFATDSNLVITYGESTNANSNYKSIVDTFFTSQANINLNDAESKVITADQVNQISGGITGKYYSSNQIYSSALLDLNDNDNLQVSVDKSKITTITGDMYISALKSAGITSGHVYVTSPVTATGESALAGIMNAYEQATDVEIPDSVKEAANNEIYTESQILENSGVDADSLSQLVDDVKEQVSNDNVTDHDTIVNIINNYVQNNNINITNYDIENLADSIEQVQNVQGDVNYYKDQVEGFLNDGNSTGGFSLDGLINWIKSFVNGI
- a CDS encoding CPBP family glutamic-type intramembrane protease, translated to MSDISWFNFENKDKDFPFYKKNPHVPKWGWIVLLFAMILGLILSASDSIVIIFLSCVVIILPVLYFLKWDYKAIFQKPSLRDVALALALCVGYLAYALIMVTLLENVGIAGADLVEHSTVSMFEVIPLIFSLMTEEFLKFIPFMFFLRLVFKYSENRKLSVVLSMIVTMVFFASLHSLSLETFIFAIFVQGLGSIFEFFAYIKTKNILVSYICHYATDFLIYMTIFLGL
- a CDS encoding lectin like domain-containing protein, which produces MVGTVSATDQLSEDIISDADDATLQIEENDVCKSGENSFRNLSNEIESAGASLGLNQDYAFNNGTDNKNGIVIAKDNFILNGNGQTIDAKNQSRIFNITGNNVTINNLFLINANAEKGGAIYTAKSLTLNNVTFINNHASKNGGALALYEDAIIKCNNSKFIDNYAGESGSSIAVTAGKLNLYNSYMTSKIIAKAGQVMGTGAQLYLENITFANTTARYSPAIYLLASKIRIIDSKFINLKANITAGAMSLREGGELYIKNCEFINTTSSRNAGAIYADITGYYAYNEGNVTIIDSKFEDASSEFGGSYVQLGGKLWLNNTKFTNNHATINGGAIYLSFTETEINNCTFESNGVGIIEDYPSYGGAIFSDMSTLNITDSQFFNNAASAGNAIYAYDTSLNIKGSTFKNNENAVFSVFTKKCNIDASNVFNNDTVSTNNTFYATIMVGEGMQLTLVNNSINVNVIPAKFDLRDWGWASSVKDQGWMGACWTFGMSSALESVLLKAGIPFNVSMNNMKTVMKYSPYGSMEVFEGGANLASAGYLLSWLGAIPYGADTYDELGKITMPIVTDQNIHIQDIIFIPNNEIPNGTQMKLAILKYGSLDVSFFGQVSFDDEAQYYNPKTYAQYADMPETANHEVSIIGWDDNFPKEKFLITPPGNGAWIVKNSYGSDWGDNGIFYVSYYDKSLLKYNPGKVTDYAAIPIIENTVPYNKNYQYDITWLSNFEKSNGTISYMNVFESLDDDLIAGVGTYFNESSVNYKIEIYVNDELKLTQEGVSPYVGYHTIKLDSYIPIKKGDVFKVAMTSNWVPYTLLEDTRVHYTQNISFVSFDGKTWKDAYDLGYIACLKAYTVADDTKIIGNKNIAVDYDGGKYFSVKVVTNDGHAIVDAIVKFKINGVTKTVKTDKNGIAKIKITQAPKKYTITTTYKGKTVKNTVTVKQVLKSTKVKVKKTAKKFTLKATLKINGKLVKGKTIKFKLNGKTYKVKTNSKGVAKKTLNKKVIKKLKKGKTYTVKVTYLKDTIKTTVKKL
- the tsaA gene encoding tRNA (N6-threonylcarbamoyladenosine(37)-N6)-methyltransferase TrmO; amino-acid sequence: MDEKIVFKPIGYIKSPFEDVKNMPKSTRESMDVEAEMIINEEYLESMSSMEVGEEYMVLFHFHKSEGFKQRVPFMGNGPIKGLFSTHAPNRPNPIGVSTIRITEINGNVIKFNGVDMLNGTPVLDIKDIL
- a CDS encoding nuclease, with product MSERVYNLLITKGIDPDDQYGFYKERIDSQKDFLYKEYNTEDNDLTDELFEEIDVIVLLFGLYHNNQEIFDELYNKSKEFNVPVLLIRFFGMEFILKELEEKSDAVVGWNPHCIVDAIETLVDGEDWVKPCDVEES
- a CDS encoding DUF169 domain-containing protein is translated as MQSNISKELDMKFPPIVLLKSDTKPEDAKGPKGEKGGCVMSFVAQTIAKRVTTCFGRENVTCGGINVGFGWGSGMANEDMIDFQATFLSLGVDSAPNREAYEERLSYMKKPTSEMFRHGERIYADFETAKQSIKNRPIYDEGQYVIFKALENLEDGEIPKSVIFTVNPTELTALIQINTSFRLDGACLLTPQASACQAIGCFTFEQGDSDDPKPVLGPIDFAGRSKMKHFIPNDYMNVSMPWELFLKLEELSKNSVLQTDLWKKFKD
- a CDS encoding HIRAN domain-containing protein; the protein is MGRDWQIGDPVDYTTDGWMDAQNWGHGSDDDDEEESGRNHGRRRFQDSRIKEYSDKAWDYYQNSNDENALYYINLALDLDDCNANNWNRKGIIVESLENYAEAEKCYNRSLELSKSNIVYDNKAVMLYHWAKQLIEESKTVPNGLDKLKEAMNIIIRAMRALPGEESEEDIEKYLSLRDSINFYIDYENRFQANLETLKKYDKGELFTITGMNFYKNDVMLTPGKPLELVKEHDNEFDEDAIAVYAEGKKIGFVANKDYTKFDSTSSASQLQDEIENVAQAEYLLYLDRYADIQFSIGRIIK
- a CDS encoding deoxycytidylate deaminase — protein: MADENNAGRKSKTEYYLAIALAVSKRSTCLKRRYGAVIVNNDEIVSTGYNGNPRGEDNCCDRGNCQRMNLPSNSGNYNDCFSVHAEQNAMISASRNEMLGSAIYLAGEMYVDGEWVEIEDAEPCPICFRMIKNSGIDWIVSKKGTLSLRSPV